The Mauremys mutica isolate MM-2020 ecotype Southern chromosome 1, ASM2049712v1, whole genome shotgun sequence genome has a segment encoding these proteins:
- the LOC123362914 gene encoding olfactory receptor 52M1-like, whose amino-acid sequence MSNSNTTDFTNPSTFILQGIPGLEAAHVWISIPFWAMFIIAILGNFAILLIVKMEPSLHGPMYYFLCMLAIADLVLSTSILPKMLSIFWFNSREIDFSACLTQMYFVHCFSLMESGIIVAMGFDRYVAICHPLRHSTILTIPVVAKMGLAVVLRSSMLVLPYPFLVRQWRYCRTNIIPEPFCAHMAVVKLACGDTQVSSYYGLFVLLCVMGLDGIFITVSYIHILRDIFSLPTKDTRLKTFGTCISHLCVTLIFYIPGLFSSLTYRFGQNVPQHFHVLIGNMNLLLPPMLHPIIYGVRTKEIRDRLLWFITHKE is encoded by the coding sequence ATGTCAAACTCCAacacaaccgacttcaccaacccctccaccttcatcctgcaggGTATTCCTGGACTGGAGGCAGCCCATGtatggatctccatccccttctgggCCATGTTcatcatagccatcttggggaactttgCTATCCTGTTAATTGTGAAGatggagccgagcctccatgggcccatgtactatttcctctgcatgctggccatcgCTGACCTGGTCCTGTCTACATCCATCctacccaaaatgctgagcatcttctggttcaattccagggagatcgatttcagtgcctgcctcacccagatgtacttcgttCACTGCTTCTCATTGATGGAGTCCGGGATCATTGTGGCCATGGGttttgatcgctatgtggccatctgccatcccctgagacattccaccatcctgacaatcCCCGTGGTGGCTAAGATGGGgctggccgtggtgctgcgcaGTAGCATGCTCGTACTGCCCTATCCCTTCCTGGTAAGACAGTGGCGAtactgcagaaccaacatcatccccgaGCCATTCTGCGCACACATggctgtggtgaagctggcctgtggTGACACCCAGGTCAGCAGTTACTATGGTCTCTTTGTGCTATTGTGTGTAATGGGCCTGGATGGGATTTTTATCACTGTGTCCTATATCCACATCCTTAGGgacatcttcagcctccccacaaaggacacccggctcaagacttttggaacctgcatctcccacctctgtgtcacCTTAATCTTTTACATCCcaggtctcttctcctccctcacgTACCGTTTTGGACAGAATGTGCCCCAGCATTTCCATGTTCTTATTGGCAACATGAACCTACTGTTGCCCCCCATGCTacaccccatcatctatggggtgaggaccaaagagatccgggacaggctgctctgGTTCATTACTCATaaggaatga
- the LOC123362921 gene encoding olfactory receptor 52K1-like has translation MSDSNTTRFTNPSTFILLGIPGMEAAHVWISIPFCTMYVIAILGNFTILFIVKREPSLHVPMYYFLCMLAITDLVLSTSTVPKMLSIFWFNSRDIDFRACLTQMYFLRCSSVMESGIFVAMAVDRYVAICPPLRHFTTMTNRVVFKIGLAMVLRGAMLVLPYPFLTRRWPYCRINIIAHTYCEHMAVVKLACTDTRISSYYGLFVAFFVPGLDVFFITVSYILILRAIFRLPTKDAQLKTFGTCVSHLCAILTFYTPVIFSSITYRFGHNVALLFHVAIANVYLLVPPMLNPIIYGIRTKQIRKWLLRLVTYKGT, from the coding sequence atgtcagattccaacacaaccaggttcaccaacccctccaccttcatcctgctgggaaTTCCTGGCATGGAGgctgcccatgtctggatctccatccccttctgcaccatgtacgtCATAGCCATCCtagggaacttcaccatcctgttcatcgtgaagagGGAACCGAGCCTCCAtgtgcccatgtactatttcctctgcatgttggccatcaccgacctggtcctgtccacGTCCACCGTGCCCAAAATGTTGAGCattttctggttcaattccagggataTCGAtttcagagcctgcctcacccagatgtacttcctTCGCTGCTCCTCAGTGATGGAGTCAGGGATCTTTGTTGCCATGGCAGtggatcgctatgtggccatctgcccTCCCCTGAGACATTTCACCACCATGACAAACCGCGTGGTGTTCAAGATTGGCCTGGCCATGGTGCTGCGTGGTGCCATGCTTGTACTGCCTTATCCCTTCCTGACAAggcggtggccatattgcagaatcAACATCATCGCCCACACGTACTGTGAGCACATggccgtggtgaagctggcctgcacCGACACCCgcatcagtagttactatggTCTCTTTGTGGCATTCTTTGTGCCTggtctggatgtgttttttatcacCGTGTCCTATATTCTGATCCTTAGGGCCATCTTCAGACTTCCCACAAAGGACGCCCAGCTCAAGACTTTTGGAACCTgtgtctcccacctctgtgccatcTTAACCTTTTACACCCCAGTTATCTTCTCCTCCATCACGTACCGTTTTGGCCACAATGTGGCCCTATTGTTTCATGTTGCCATTGCCAATGTGTACCTCCTGGTGCCtcccatgctaaaccccatcatctatgggataaggaccaaacagatccggaaATGGCTGCTCCGGCTTGTTACTTATAAAGGGACCTAA